In bacterium (Candidatus Blackallbacteria) CG13_big_fil_rev_8_21_14_2_50_49_14, one DNA window encodes the following:
- a CDS encoding MarR family transcriptional regulator yields MSTSELALLRQASREVVRELGFLQNHDSPTKLPHSHCHALLELERWGALSQQELSQKLLLDKSTVSRLVQKLRQAQFVEVQVDPEDKRSHCVLLSEAGKIVLQAVHETANQRVVAALETLSPEQRETVLAGFQFYAKALKASRLLAEIELREIAPEHNLGLARLIRQVMPEFGAGGPGFAIHDPEVDAMYESYTQPRCAYFVILRKHDGALLGGGGIAPLAGGDPEICELRKMYFLPELRGLGMGQQLIARCLNAAREQGFHSCYLETLETMQQARALYLKNGFEPLSAPLGQTGHFGCDRWMLKKL; encoded by the coding sequence ATGTCTACTTCAGAACTCGCCTTGCTGCGCCAGGCTTCTCGGGAAGTGGTAAGGGAACTTGGTTTTTTACAAAACCACGATTCTCCCACTAAACTTCCGCATTCCCATTGTCATGCTCTGCTGGAACTTGAACGCTGGGGGGCACTCAGCCAACAGGAGCTGAGCCAAAAACTGCTGCTTGACAAATCCACAGTGAGCCGACTGGTTCAGAAACTGCGACAAGCACAATTTGTTGAAGTTCAAGTCGATCCCGAAGACAAGCGCAGTCACTGCGTTTTACTTAGTGAAGCAGGTAAAATTGTTTTGCAGGCTGTACATGAAACTGCCAATCAACGGGTTGTGGCGGCACTTGAAACCCTGAGTCCAGAACAGCGTGAAACAGTGCTCGCTGGTTTTCAGTTCTATGCAAAAGCCTTGAAGGCGTCCCGCCTACTTGCAGAAATTGAATTGCGAGAGATTGCCCCTGAGCACAATCTGGGTCTGGCCCGGCTGATTCGCCAAGTCATGCCCGAATTTGGGGCTGGGGGGCCAGGTTTTGCCATTCACGATCCCGAAGTGGATGCCATGTATGAGAGCTATACCCAGCCCCGTTGTGCCTATTTTGTCATTCTGCGGAAGCATGATGGGGCTTTGCTGGGCGGGGGCGGGATCGCTCCTTTGGCGGGAGGAGATCCCGAGATCTGTGAGTTACGTAAAATGTATTTCCTACCAGAATTGCGCGGGCTGGGAATGGGCCAGCAGTTGATTGCGCGTTGTCTGAACGCTGCACGAGAGCAAGGTTTTCACTCTTGTTATCTTGAAACCCTGGAAACCATGCAACAGGCCCGAGCCCTTTATCTTAAAAACGGTTTTGAGCCGCTTTCTGCACCGCTGGGACAAACAGGCCATTTTGGCTGTGACCGTTGGATGTTAAAGAAGCTCTGA
- the xdhB gene encoding xanthine dehydrogenase molybdopterin binding subunit: MSQKPIFHDSAKGHVSGESIFLDDRPLQRGELHVGLVLSPVAHGRIRSVDTSKALDLPGVAGVFTAADLHHNLWGTIIQDQPLLADQEVCFLGEPIAVVAAEDRKTLLAAKKLVQLDIEPLPAILTIDEARAAEAFIAVERTILRGDPDQALARAPHRLEGVFENKGQDHFYLESHISIVYPLENGQLEVHASSQHPTEVQHLVAEALGLQQNQVTCIVKRMGGGFGGKESQAATFSVYAALVAQKLKRPARLALSKDEDMQSTGKRHPFKDWYRVGFDAEGRILALDVRLFADGGAYADLSTSILERAMLHSDNAYYLPEARLVGRICRTHNTPHTAFRGFGGPQGVAMIENILEEIALYLGKDALDIRLLNIYQGEKNLTPYGQKVENNTLPELFAKLSETSAYRTRRAEIEVFNARSQTQLKGLALTPVKFGISFTTRFLNQGNALVNVHRDGTVQVATGATEMGQGVNTKIQQIVAEAFAIAPEAVILLPTSTDKNHNTSPTAASSGSDINGAAAELACAQIQERLKACLVKHWQQPERGPLEEISLNGQEETGNLAFEAGYIVNTQQPEQRMSFVEAVNLAFLNRISLSGYGFYRTPIPGYDRDRGQGHPFLYFTNGVAASEVQVDRFTGELKVLRTDILMDLGRPINQGIDHGQVTGAFVQGMGWVTTENLVYSSQGALLSHSPTTYKIPNIQDTPRVFKLEFLENFEPTNVRGSKAVGEPPLMLGISVWAAVKNALSYAKPGQIPELKLPASAEEILMGLKAHQKQEESVVV, translated from the coding sequence ATGTCTCAGAAACCCATTTTCCACGACTCAGCCAAAGGCCATGTAAGCGGCGAATCGATTTTTTTAGACGATCGTCCACTTCAGCGGGGGGAATTGCATGTGGGGCTGGTGCTCAGCCCTGTGGCCCATGGCCGGATTCGATCTGTGGATACTTCAAAAGCGCTTGATTTGCCTGGGGTTGCAGGGGTGTTTACAGCGGCAGATCTTCATCACAATCTTTGGGGAACGATTATCCAGGATCAGCCCTTGCTGGCCGATCAGGAGGTCTGCTTTCTGGGGGAACCCATCGCTGTTGTCGCTGCTGAAGACCGGAAAACCTTGCTGGCTGCAAAAAAATTAGTCCAATTGGATATTGAGCCCTTGCCTGCGATTTTGACGATTGACGAAGCGCGGGCTGCAGAGGCCTTTATTGCGGTTGAACGCACCATTTTACGCGGTGACCCTGATCAGGCTCTGGCGCGTGCCCCCCATCGTTTGGAGGGGGTTTTCGAAAACAAAGGGCAGGATCATTTTTACCTGGAGTCGCATATCTCGATTGTTTATCCGCTTGAAAATGGCCAATTGGAAGTGCATGCCTCTTCACAGCATCCGACGGAAGTCCAGCATTTGGTAGCAGAAGCCTTGGGTTTGCAACAGAACCAGGTGACCTGTATTGTCAAACGCATGGGCGGGGGCTTTGGCGGCAAAGAGTCTCAGGCCGCTACTTTTTCGGTTTATGCCGCCTTGGTGGCTCAAAAGCTGAAGCGGCCTGCCCGTTTGGCCCTGAGCAAAGACGAAGATATGCAATCTACAGGCAAACGCCATCCCTTTAAAGATTGGTATCGGGTGGGGTTTGATGCCGAAGGCCGGATTTTAGCTTTGGATGTCCGTCTCTTTGCCGATGGCGGAGCCTATGCGGATCTTTCGACTTCGATTCTGGAACGTGCCATGCTCCATTCTGACAATGCCTATTACTTGCCCGAAGCTCGGCTTGTGGGAAGAATTTGCCGCACGCACAATACGCCACATACGGCTTTTCGCGGCTTTGGCGGCCCCCAAGGTGTGGCCATGATTGAGAATATTCTTGAAGAAATTGCGCTTTACTTGGGCAAAGATGCGCTGGATATCCGTCTTTTGAATATCTATCAAGGCGAAAAGAATCTCACGCCCTACGGCCAGAAAGTTGAAAACAATACCCTGCCCGAACTGTTTGCCAAATTGAGTGAAACTTCTGCTTACCGCACCCGGCGTGCTGAGATTGAAGTTTTCAATGCGCGCTCTCAAACCCAATTGAAGGGATTGGCACTGACCCCCGTCAAATTTGGGATTTCGTTTACCACCCGCTTTCTGAACCAGGGCAATGCCTTGGTCAATGTTCACCGTGACGGGACAGTACAGGTGGCTACAGGCGCCACAGAAATGGGACAAGGGGTCAATACAAAAATTCAACAGATCGTGGCTGAAGCGTTTGCGATTGCGCCTGAGGCGGTGATCCTTCTGCCGACCTCCACCGATAAAAATCACAATACTTCGCCTACTGCAGCCTCAAGTGGTTCTGATATCAATGGCGCTGCGGCTGAATTGGCCTGCGCCCAGATTCAGGAACGTCTGAAGGCTTGCCTGGTAAAGCATTGGCAGCAACCTGAGCGGGGCCCCCTTGAAGAAATCAGTCTGAATGGTCAGGAAGAAACTGGAAACCTGGCTTTTGAAGCCGGTTATATTGTGAATACTCAGCAGCCTGAGCAGCGCATGTCCTTCGTCGAGGCTGTCAATCTGGCTTTCCTCAACCGGATCAGTTTAAGTGGCTATGGTTTCTATCGTACGCCGATCCCCGGTTATGACCGGGATCGGGGCCAAGGGCATCCTTTTCTGTATTTCACCAATGGCGTGGCTGCCAGTGAGGTGCAGGTGGATCGCTTTACCGGGGAATTGAAAGTTTTGCGTACAGACATTCTGATGGATTTGGGCCGCCCGATCAATCAGGGCATTGACCATGGGCAGGTGACCGGCGCTTTCGTTCAGGGAATGGGCTGGGTGACCACTGAAAATCTGGTGTATTCCTCTCAGGGAGCGCTTTTATCGCATTCTCCCACCACCTATAAAATTCCCAATATTCAGGATACCCCGCGTGTCTTTAAGCTTGAATTTCTTGAAAATTTTGAACCCACCAATGTGCGGGGCAGCAAAGCGGTGGGCGAGCCTCCCTTGATGTTGGGCATCTCTGTTTGGGCTGCCGTCAAGAATGCTTTAAGTTATGCGAAACCGGGTCAAATTCCTGAATTGAAATTGCCAGCCAGTGCTGAAGAAATTCTGATGGGCTTAAAAGCCCATCAAAAGCAGGAAGAGAGTGTTGTTGTTTAA
- a CDS encoding acetyl-CoA acetyltransferase, producing the protein MPHNAYILNAVRSPRGKGKKDQGALSGLHPQELLAQTLKHLASSSQLNPKHVDDLIVGCVSQVGEQGANLARNALLSADWPQEISAVTLNRFCGSGLQAVNFAAMGIMSGMQEVVIGGGVESMSRVPLGADGGGIDGNHLRLRLKTPQVPQGISADLIAKLYGFNRQDLDQFALESQQKATKALESGVFERSLFAVQDPETGAILLERDEYPRPDTQLEGLASLKPAFEKMGAMAVGPQGETLDHIALLKYPQAGTIPHVHTAGNSSGIVDGAAAVLLVSDRYLQQNGCKPRAKIRAMATHGSEPLIMLTGPAEVSQKALKQAGMSVADIDLWEINEAFAVVPLQTMQALNLSPEKVNIWGGAIALGHPLGATGAILLGTVLDALEAKGLGTALITLCIGGGQSIATIIERI; encoded by the coding sequence ATGCCCCATAACGCCTATATTCTCAATGCCGTACGCAGCCCGCGTGGAAAAGGAAAAAAAGATCAGGGAGCGCTTTCAGGTTTGCACCCCCAGGAACTCTTGGCCCAAACTCTGAAGCATCTCGCCAGCAGCAGCCAACTCAATCCCAAACACGTCGACGATCTGATTGTGGGCTGCGTTTCGCAAGTGGGCGAACAAGGCGCCAATCTGGCGCGCAATGCCCTGCTCTCGGCGGATTGGCCCCAAGAGATTTCAGCGGTCACCCTCAATCGTTTTTGTGGCTCAGGTTTGCAAGCTGTGAATTTTGCCGCCATGGGCATTATGTCGGGTATGCAGGAGGTTGTAATTGGAGGCGGTGTCGAAAGTATGTCTCGGGTGCCGCTGGGGGCTGATGGAGGTGGTATTGATGGCAACCATTTGCGTCTGCGCCTGAAAACACCGCAAGTGCCTCAGGGCATCAGTGCTGATTTAATCGCCAAACTCTATGGTTTCAACCGTCAAGACTTGGATCAGTTTGCACTGGAATCCCAGCAGAAAGCAACCAAAGCCCTTGAATCCGGAGTCTTTGAGCGCAGCCTGTTTGCGGTTCAAGATCCTGAAACAGGAGCGATTTTGCTTGAGCGAGATGAATATCCCCGCCCCGATACCCAGCTGGAAGGTCTGGCCAGCTTAAAACCCGCCTTTGAAAAAATGGGAGCAATGGCTGTCGGCCCCCAAGGCGAAACCCTGGATCATATTGCCCTGCTGAAATACCCACAGGCGGGAACCATTCCACACGTGCATACCGCCGGTAATTCAAGCGGAATTGTCGATGGAGCAGCTGCTGTTTTATTGGTATCAGACCGCTATCTTCAACAAAATGGATGCAAACCCCGTGCCAAAATCCGGGCCATGGCCACCCACGGCAGTGAACCGCTGATTATGCTCACCGGCCCGGCTGAGGTCTCTCAAAAAGCACTCAAGCAGGCAGGCATGTCGGTCGCAGATATTGATCTCTGGGAAATCAACGAGGCATTCGCAGTGGTGCCCTTACAAACCATGCAAGCTTTGAATCTTAGCCCCGAAAAAGTGAATATTTGGGGCGGCGCCATTGCCCTGGGGCACCCCTTGGGGGCCACAGGCGCCATCCTTCTGGGCACAGTTTTAGACGCCCTTGAAGCCAAGGGGCTGGGCACTGCATTGATTACCCTCTGCATCGGGGGCGGGCAATCAATTGCCACGATCATTGAGCGGATCTAA
- a CDS encoding choline monooxygenase: protein MLFFEIDSDISVAETLPAEAYRSQSLHEQLIERVLAPSWQWFGSASLLSEVGQAIPWSFLPGSVQEPLLLTRDTQEHLHCLSNTCTHRGSILLDQPCQGRFLRCPYHNRSFELNGKFRAMPGFEDVKNFPTERDSLPRVPFENWQGFLFAALQPSLKFADWIAPIQERLGWVPWKEFQFSQERSRDYLLKANWMLYVDNYLEGFHIPYVHPALAQVLDADTYEVMPLPWGVLQIGFASDPAVPVFDFPSFHPDAGQRVAAYYFWLFPNLMLNLYPWGLSVNIILPQAVDQTLVRYQTFLWKPEFLGQGAGADPGLVEQEDQQIIARVQAGIQSRLYHRGRYSPSQETGVHHFHRLLAQVLHA from the coding sequence ATGTTGTTCTTTGAGATCGATTCAGATATCTCTGTCGCTGAAACCTTGCCAGCTGAAGCCTATCGCAGCCAAAGCCTGCATGAACAATTGATAGAAAGAGTGCTTGCTCCCAGTTGGCAATGGTTTGGCAGTGCTTCTCTGCTTTCAGAGGTGGGGCAGGCCATTCCCTGGTCCTTTTTACCAGGCAGTGTACAGGAACCTCTGCTTTTGACTCGCGACACACAGGAGCACCTGCATTGCCTTTCCAATACCTGTACCCACCGTGGCAGTATCTTGCTTGATCAACCCTGTCAAGGGCGTTTTCTGCGCTGCCCCTATCACAACCGCAGCTTCGAATTGAATGGCAAATTTCGTGCCATGCCAGGTTTTGAGGATGTGAAAAATTTTCCGACTGAGCGCGACTCGCTTCCCCGTGTGCCCTTTGAGAACTGGCAGGGCTTTTTATTTGCCGCTCTGCAGCCTTCTCTTAAGTTTGCAGATTGGATTGCGCCCATTCAGGAGCGCTTGGGCTGGGTGCCCTGGAAAGAGTTTCAATTCAGTCAGGAGCGCTCTCGAGATTATCTGCTGAAAGCCAATTGGATGCTCTATGTGGATAATTATTTGGAGGGGTTTCATATTCCCTATGTACATCCTGCCTTGGCGCAGGTTCTAGATGCTGATACCTATGAGGTCATGCCTTTGCCCTGGGGGGTTCTCCAGATTGGTTTTGCCTCTGATCCAGCGGTTCCTGTCTTTGATTTTCCCTCTTTTCATCCGGATGCCGGGCAAAGAGTGGCAGCCTATTATTTTTGGCTGTTTCCAAACCTGATGTTGAATCTTTACCCTTGGGGACTTTCAGTGAATATTATTTTGCCCCAGGCGGTTGATCAAACCTTGGTGCGTTATCAGACCTTTCTTTGGAAGCCTGAATTCTTGGGGCAGGGCGCTGGCGCAGATCCTGGTTTGGTTGAGCAGGAAGATCAGCAAATTATTGCGCGGGTGCAGGCCGGTATTCAATCGCGTCTTTATCACCGGGGGCGCTATTCACCGAGCCAGGAAACAGGTGTGCATCATTTTCACCGACTCTTGGCCCAGGTCCTTCATGCTTAA
- a CDS encoding threonylcarbamoyl-AMP synthase, with translation MQTELLLPEPEVLARAAHLLQQGEVVAMPTETVYGLAGSLWSEAGLMRIFACKERPRFDPLIVHLSPEMAKDSEFLAQLVNFSAMSPLWRREVEQLMQAFWPGPLTLVVPKQPKVSDLATSGLETIALRVPAHPVAQALIQAAKAPLAAPSANRFGRISPTSAQDVAAELSGRIPLILEGGPCAVGLESTVLGWNEAHEPLLLRPGGVSAAELEAVVGRALQLNPPHPAEVLAPGMLKNHYAPRKPLFLLPSGWAPHQPLPQPQTGNPALLLLSGSAQALSAQLGCEVQTLSETGDWAEAARSLFATLRALDAGLADYLLVECPQQTLGLGYAIANRLRKAAGV, from the coding sequence ATGCAGACTGAGCTGCTTTTGCCTGAGCCAGAGGTTTTGGCACGGGCAGCCCACTTGCTCCAGCAGGGAGAAGTGGTGGCCATGCCCACCGAAACGGTCTATGGTCTGGCGGGTTCGCTCTGGAGTGAAGCCGGCCTGATGCGCATCTTTGCCTGCAAGGAACGCCCGCGTTTTGACCCTTTGATTGTGCATCTCAGCCCTGAAATGGCCAAAGATTCTGAATTTTTGGCTCAGTTGGTAAATTTTTCAGCCATGAGTCCGCTTTGGCGCCGCGAAGTCGAGCAACTGATGCAGGCCTTCTGGCCCGGCCCTTTGACCCTGGTTGTGCCCAAACAGCCCAAGGTCTCGGATTTGGCCACTTCGGGGCTTGAAACGATTGCCTTGCGGGTGCCTGCCCACCCGGTGGCCCAGGCCCTGATCCAGGCTGCAAAGGCCCCTTTGGCAGCCCCCAGTGCCAACCGTTTTGGCCGCATCAGCCCGACTTCGGCCCAGGATGTGGCGGCTGAACTGTCGGGACGGATTCCCCTGATTCTTGAGGGCGGTCCCTGTGCCGTGGGGCTGGAATCGACGGTTTTGGGCTGGAATGAAGCCCATGAACCCCTCTTGCTGCGACCGGGGGGCGTTTCGGCTGCTGAACTGGAGGCTGTTGTGGGGCGCGCGCTGCAGCTCAATCCACCTCATCCGGCAGAAGTGCTGGCCCCTGGCATGCTGAAAAATCACTATGCGCCGCGCAAACCGCTTTTTCTGCTGCCGTCTGGCTGGGCCCCCCATCAGCCTTTGCCCCAGCCTCAAACCGGCAACCCTGCGCTTTTATTGCTCAGCGGCTCTGCCCAAGCCCTTTCTGCGCAATTGGGCTGTGAAGTGCAGACCCTCAGTGAAACCGGCGATTGGGCAGAGGCAGCCCGCTCGCTGTTTGCCACCCTGCGGGCTTTGGATGCGGGCTTGGCTGATTATCTGCTGGTGGAATGCCCCCAGCAAACGCTGGGTCTGGGCTATGCGATTGCCAACCGTCTGCGCAAAGCCGCTGGGGTGTGA
- the asnB gene encoding asparagine synthase (glutamine-hydrolyzing), which translates to MCGILAYYAQAGVKLRQLEAGLLPLRSRGPDGAGLWLNSDQTLGLAHSRLATRDLKNGQQPLHAPEGLSLVINGELYGVEALRQELSAQGFRFQTLSDSEVALALYARDGLDFFKQLRGEFALILWDQPRQRLIAARDRFGIKPLVYHQAADSLVLASKAAALKACGLSLEWDLLNLAQISCLQYPLPDRSLFKGVYSLPPGHFLLWEDQRLQIAPYWEMDYPERSELKFETAEPLIQELREILTEAVSLRLAADYPVSSYLSAGLDSSLITALRGDLQTPAFCVGFPGWEGDESGLAQETAQALGLPLETLSLNHELLLSELAQTALVTEGLAINAHVTARYLLCRKIQALGYKIMLTGEGADELFGGYAHLIEDLYPGTGSRELQGMHLPLGPPLALPLLEAELGTLPTFIQAKASLGARLRSLLSPDFRASVSLPEIQQTLLQYLPVEQMRKWHPFHRSTWLWSKLALAGYILPTVGDGAEMAAGIESRLPFLDTRLFERVRTVAPEQLVQPGRDKALLREVARPFLPEMVLKRSKAPFLAPSLLSENLQKTPQSWYELLEVFFPDPLPAFIDRAALHQRLQVLALADPSAHQAWEPPLMLLASVCALERQLIGPSEGMK; encoded by the coding sequence ATGTGTGGCATTCTCGCTTACTATGCACAGGCAGGGGTCAAGCTTCGCCAATTGGAAGCCGGTCTTTTGCCCTTGCGTTCACGTGGCCCCGATGGAGCGGGCCTTTGGTTGAATTCCGATCAGACCTTGGGTCTGGCGCATAGCCGGCTGGCAACCCGCGATCTGAAAAATGGCCAGCAGCCCCTGCATGCTCCCGAGGGGCTCAGTCTGGTGATCAATGGCGAATTATACGGGGTCGAAGCCCTGCGCCAGGAACTGTCTGCCCAGGGGTTTCGTTTTCAGACACTATCTGACAGTGAAGTGGCTTTGGCGCTTTATGCCCGTGATGGCTTGGATTTTTTCAAACAATTGCGTGGGGAATTTGCTCTGATTCTTTGGGATCAGCCCCGTCAAAGATTGATTGCGGCCCGTGATCGCTTTGGTATCAAGCCTTTGGTTTATCACCAGGCGGCTGACTCCTTGGTTTTGGCTTCGAAAGCCGCTGCCCTCAAGGCTTGCGGCCTTTCCCTGGAATGGGATCTGCTGAATTTGGCCCAGATCAGTTGCCTGCAATATCCCCTGCCCGATCGCTCGCTGTTTAAGGGGGTGTACAGCCTGCCTCCCGGACATTTCCTGCTTTGGGAAGATCAGCGTTTGCAAATAGCGCCCTATTGGGAAATGGATTATCCTGAGCGCTCTGAGCTGAAGTTTGAAACAGCCGAACCCTTGATTCAGGAGCTGCGGGAAATTTTAACGGAAGCTGTTTCCCTGCGTCTGGCGGCAGATTATCCAGTTAGTTCGTATCTAAGCGCAGGCTTAGATTCCAGCCTGATCACGGCTTTGCGCGGAGATCTGCAAACCCCGGCTTTTTGCGTCGGGTTTCCGGGCTGGGAAGGCGATGAATCTGGGCTTGCCCAGGAGACAGCCCAGGCCTTGGGCCTTCCGCTTGAAACCCTCTCTCTGAACCACGAGCTCTTGCTGTCTGAATTGGCCCAAACAGCTCTTGTGACAGAGGGACTGGCGATCAATGCCCATGTCACTGCCCGCTATCTGCTCTGCCGCAAAATTCAAGCCCTGGGCTATAAAATTATGCTCACAGGGGAGGGGGCCGATGAACTCTTTGGGGGCTATGCACATTTAATCGAAGATCTGTATCCGGGCACAGGCTCTCGCGAATTGCAGGGCATGCATCTGCCCTTGGGCCCCCCCTTGGCGCTGCCTTTGCTGGAAGCTGAGCTGGGGACTTTGCCGACTTTTATTCAGGCCAAAGCTTCTTTAGGCGCACGTTTGCGCAGTTTGCTCAGCCCTGACTTTCGGGCCTCTGTTTCACTGCCTGAAATCCAGCAGACCTTGCTTCAGTACTTGCCTGTGGAGCAGATGCGCAAATGGCATCCCTTTCACCGTTCTACCTGGCTATGGAGCAAACTGGCTTTGGCGGGTTATATTCTGCCTACCGTGGGGGATGGCGCTGAAATGGCGGCGGGAATTGAGAGCCGTTTGCCCTTTTTGGATACCCGTCTGTTTGAACGGGTGCGCACTGTGGCCCCTGAGCAATTGGTTCAGCCGGGGCGTGACAAAGCACTCCTGCGTGAGGTGGCCCGCCCCTTTCTGCCTGAAATGGTTTTGAAGCGCTCCAAGGCGCCATTTTTAGCCCCTTCTTTGCTCAGTGAAAATCTGCAAAAAACGCCCCAAAGCTGGTATGAACTGCTTGAGGTTTTTTTTCCAGACCCCCTGCCAGCTTTTATTGATCGTGCAGCCCTGCATCAGCGATTACAGGTATTGGCCCTGGCTGACCCCTCGGCGCATCAGGCCTGGGAGCCTCCTTTGATGCTGCTGGCTTCAGTCTGTGCCCTGGAGCGGCAGCTGATCGGCCCAAGTGAGGGGATGAAATGA